The sequence below is a genomic window from Pleurocapsa sp. PCC 7327.
GCTTTTGTATTTCTAATGGCTACCGCTACAAGTTCACCTGATGAAGGATTGTGCGTTCGGCATTGCTGAATAAGCATATGATTCACTGAGGGACAAGCACCTCTCCAAATTTCAGGTAGTGCAGTAACAATTTGAGCGAGTGCTTTAGCATTGCTACGGACTTCGAGTAGCACAACGTCTTGCGGTGCAATCGAGCCAGGTAGTGACGTAATCGGGTATTTTCGCCTTCCACCCGCGTCATGTAAGTCTTGCTGATAATGTGGTCGCCATCGGGAATGAAACCAGGATAGACCTTCCAACCATCGGTGACATAGAAATAGCACTTCCAAGCGGCCACGATGGCCCACAAGGGACGGAACGTTTCCGCGCTATGAGCCCCTAAAACCCACCCTAAAATCCCCGCTTTGAAGTGGTCAACGGCAGTCCACAGCCAAATCTTGTTTTTTTGTGCCCACAAAGGTCTCCAACTCATCCAATTCCCCCACTTCCGGCGTGACTTCTGGTTCGTAAGCATCGGCTAACAATTCCCCAATTTGCTTGACCCAAGTAATCACCGTTGTATGGTGAACGCCTTTGACTCGTTCAATGGCTCGAAATCCCATGCCGTTGACATCCAGTTTGAGACAGTCCCGCTTAAACTCATCACCATAGCCTGCAGGGGGATCATAGGTTTCAATGAACTGCCGCCGACAAGCTTTACAAAGGTAATTTTGTTTACCTCTTTGCTTACCGTTCTTACCGAGCGCAGTAGAGCCACATTCAGGACATTGCATTGGTTTTACCCTCGTTTCATATCCTCATTATGCAATGCCGTGCGTTCTACTTCTGGTCGAAGGTACCCCTGCTCATCCAACCAATCTCTAGACATTTGTTCGATGTCAATGTCGATGCCAGGTCTGATTCCCAATATCCGAGCGCTACGTCCCACTTTGAGTTTACCGTTTTCCTCTGCCATGCCGCGATAATAGAGTGTTACCATCAGCCAGAATCAGATTAATATGAGCGCCAACCATTTAGTGTAAGCCCATTTTGCATCAATATTAATGCGCTACCATATTACCCTTGAACCAGGACTATAAGCACTGTAACTACTGTAACTATCACTGTAGGTACTACTGTTAGTAGAGGTATTTTTAGTTTCCTCTTCCTTCTGTTTGCACTGAGGCTCTTCCCTTGGCTTTCCCGTCACCTGCCAAATCTTGATTGTATCATCATAACTGCCACTAACCAAAGTTTTTCCATCCGGGCTGATAGCTACAGTACTAACACCATCTGAATGTCCCGTAAGAGTGCGGAGTAGTTCCCCCGTACTTAAACGCCAAATCTTAATTGTACCGTTACAACTGCCACTGACCAAAGTTTTTCCATCCGGGCTGATAGCGACAGTACTAACGCCAACGCCATCAGTGAGACAACGCAGCAATTTCCCCGTACTTAAACGCCAAATTGTAATTGAATCATCATAGTTGCCATTGCTGGCTAAGGTCTGGCCATCCGGGCTGATAGCAACTGAATAAACAAAGCATGAATGCTCCTCAGTCAGAGTGCGCAGTAGTTTCCCTGTATATGAACTACCTACGGACTTCGCTTGCGCTACCTCCGAGGTTTCTGACGCTTCACCTGCTGAACTTTCCTAAACCCTCCACAATGCTGTGGGGTCTTAGAAAGAGGTTCAGCATCAGCGTTTGAGAGGCTAGTTCCTAACCCCAAAGCGTAATTGAGCATTACCATTGATGCTGCCACATCACGAGCCGCAGTGAAGTTGCAGTTTTCACAATGATGCACACGCTCGGCTAACTCTTTTTTCTTTTTGTAACCACACCGAGGGCAAGTTTGGGATGGTGCAATTTTGAGAGGTACTTCAACAAATACCCCACTACATTCACTGAGCTTAGATCTGATTAGTGAAGTTAGATTGCCAATCCCAACATCTAACAGCGAGCTATTGAGTCCTGTTTTTTGATGTTTTCTTTGGCTGCCCTTGTTTGCTTTACGAGTCATCCCTTTGATGTTCAACTTCTCAGTAGCTACCAGTGAATTACTCTTTCCTATCTGTGTAGCTACTTGATGTTGCCAATCTTGTCTTTGATTGGTCACTTTACTTTGAAGTCTACTAATTTGTTTCCTGGCTTTTCTCCAACGTTTAGATGCTTTAATCTTCTTTTTGAAATTAGGCGCACGCTTGCGACGCAATCTCTTAGATAATTGCTTTATTTTTTGTTGAGTTTTGGCTAAAAATTTCGGAGGAGCAATTATTGTTCCATCTGAACAAGCAATAGCGTGGTGAGTACCAAAATCTAAACCTATAGCACCAGTGCTAGTTTCTCGTTTTGGTTCGCAGTTTACAGTGATTGAAGCATACCATTTACCTGGTTTCCAGATGATTGTACAAGTTGTTGGTGTCCCCCAAGTTCTAGCTTTACCTCTCATCTGAATTTGTCCTAAATTAGACAATTCCAGGTAGCCGTTATCGCCTGATGTATGCGCTTTCCATCCACTTATTCCTGGATAAGTCCGACCACGATCATGTCGTGCAGACTTGAATTTTGGGTATCCACTCAATCCACGGAAAAAACGTTGAAAGGCATAGTCAACACCCTTTACCGTTGCCTGTAAAGCTTGCGCACCTAATTCTTTATATTCAGGCCAACATTCTTTGAAATCTGGCAGAATATTTTGCTGGTCATAGTAGCTAATAGAATTCCCAAAACGCTGATATTCTGTCTTTCTGTGGTAAAGACAGGCCTTGAACAAATCTTTATGAAGTCGTCGCCAATAATGCAATTTCGACTCCTGAGATTTAGTTGGATATAAGCGAAAGGTGGTTCTACGTGTTACTCTCATGGGTGCGAGCGTACCATTCACTTAACGCCCAGTGCAACCTTTGCTCAGAAAGAGTTCTCATGCTCTATTTTGTATTCACTTGCATATTGTATTGGTAACGAAGTATCGAGGCAAGGTGATTACTTCTGAAATTCTCACTAGGTGAACAACAAAAAAGCATTATAAATCCCCGTCCTTAAGGACGGGGTCTCAATTGGTCAGTCTGTCTCCAGACAACCAGATTTCTGAGTTTGTAAAAGTTCTCAAAGCGTCATCAAGCAGACTAATTCGCAAGGAGTTCAAGTCTCATGTTGACAAATACTACTGGAAACCTGTTTTTTGGTCTAGCTCATACTTGGTCAATTCCAGTGGCGGAGTATCGCTTGATGTTTTGAAAAAATCTATCAAGCAACAAGATTCTCCGCGTAGCTAACTATATCCTGCCCTTGCTTTCATCCCCCAGTTCCGTTTCCCTGCACTGGGGGACTTCCCGCAAGGATGTTAACTCATTTTTTAGATTAATATTCTTATGAGTTATGCAAGAGGTCTATTGCAAAATGGCTATGATATTCGCACGGTGCAGGAATTACTCGGACATAAAGATGTCAAGACAACCATGATTTATACCCACGTACTAAATCGAGGTGGTAAGGCTGTCAGAAGTCCTCTCGATTCTTGATAGGTTAGTTGATGATTGAAATGCGATCGCACAAAACTAAAAGACAGGAGAAAAATCTCCTGCCTTTGCTAAATTTTACTGAACCGAAGTAAGTGTCTTTTCTTGCTCAACTACCGCTTCAGGATTGGTTTCTGGCGCGTTGGCTTCCGATGGGGGAACGACTTGCCAGAATTTGCCAAGATAGGACTCCCAATTGTCGAGAATCGCCTTACCTTTAGGGCTGCCCGTCTTTTCGACGTGAGCCTCGATTAGCCCTTTCAACAATTCTTCACCAGCAGGCGTACAGATCCGTTGAATTTTAACAATGTCTTTATTGACTTTTTCTGGGAAAGATCCATCCTCATCGAGGAAGTATGCTAAGCCTCCCGTCATGCCAGCCCCAACGTTGCGACCGACCGAACCGAGGACGACCACTACGCCACCCGTCATGTATTCGCAACAGTGATCGCCTGCCCCTTCGATAACAGCTTTTGCGAGGGAGTTACGGACTGCAAATCGTTCTCCTGCGCGACCGTTGGCATAGAGTACGCCGCCTGTTGCTCCGTAGAGGCAAGTATTGCCGATAATGACGTTTTCTGAAGCATCGAAAGTAGCTTCCTTCGGAGGCACGATCGCGATTTCGCCGCCGTGCATTCCTTTACCGACGTAATCATTAGCTTCTCCTTCTAACAATAGCTTCATGCCAGGTAAGTTGAAAGCCCCGAAGCTTTGACCCGCAGAACCCTTGAATTTTAGGGTAATTTCCCCTTCAAAGCCGTTATTGCCGTATTGTTTGGCGATCGCTCCGGCAATTCTTGCGCCTACAGTGCGATCGGTGTTAACGATCGCGATTTCCTTGGTGATAACGCCTTGGTTTTGGATGGCTGCGGCTATTTCAGGATCTGCCAGCAAGCGATCGTCGAGAACGTCGCCGTTGCTATGGACTTCTTCGTGGTTTAACCAACTGCGGTTTTCCCGAACGTTGGGAAGATTGAGCAAGCAATCGAGATTGAGTGCCTGGGTTTTAGTTAATTTAGCTCCTTCTCTCATTTCCAATAAGTCGGTGCGACCGATAATTTCGTCCAAACGACGATAGCCTAGACGCGCCAGCAGCGATCGCACTTCTTGGGCGATGAAGTAAAAGAAATTGACTACGTGCTCTGGTATGCCAGTAAACCGCGCTCTCAAGCGTTCCTGTTGAGTAGCAACCCCTACCGGACAGTTATTAGTATGGCAGATCCTCGCCATAATGCAGCCTTCGGCAATCATGGAAATCGAGCCGAA
It includes:
- a CDS encoding IS1 family transposase (programmed frameshift), coding for MQCPECGSTALGKNGKQRGKQNYLCKACRRQFIETYDPPAGYGDEFKRDCLKLDVNGMGFRAIERVKGVHHTTVITWVKQIGELLADAYEPEVTPEVGELDELETFVGTQKNKIWLWTAVDHFKAGILGWVLGAHSAETFRPLWAIVAAWKCYFYVTDGWKVYPGFIPDGDHIISKTYMTRVEGENTRLRHYLARLHRKTLCYSKSVAMLKHSLKLLLHYLKFGEVLVPQ
- a CDS encoding WD40 repeat domain-containing protein codes for the protein MRTLTEEHSCFVYSVAISPDGQTLASNGNYDDSITIWRLSTGKLLRCLTDGVGVSTVAISPDGKTLVSGSCNGTIKIWRLSTGELLRTLTGHSDGVSTVAISPDGKTLVSGSYDDTIKIWQVTGKPREEPQCKQKEEETKNTSTNSSTYSDSYSSYSAYSPGSRVIW
- a CDS encoding RNA-guided endonuclease TnpB family protein is translated as MRVTRRTTFRLYPTKSQESKLHYWRRLHKDLFKACLYHRKTEYQRFGNSISYYDQQNILPDFKECWPEYKELGAQALQATVKGVDYAFQRFFRGLSGYPKFKSARHDRGRTYPGISGWKAHTSGDNGYLELSNLGQIQMRGKARTWGTPTTCTIIWKPGKWYASITVNCEPKRETSTGAIGLDFGTHHAIACSDGTIIAPPKFLAKTQQKIKQLSKRLRRKRAPNFKKKIKASKRWRKARKQISRLQSKVTNQRQDWQHQVATQIGKSNSLVATEKLNIKGMTRKANKGSQRKHQKTGLNSSLLDVGIGNLTSLIRSKLSECSGVFVEVPLKIAPSQTCPRCGYKKKKELAERVHHCENCNFTAARDVAASMVMLNYALGLGTSLSNADAEPLSKTPQHCGGFRKVQQVKRQKPRR
- the tnpA gene encoding IS200/IS605 family transposase codes for the protein MVSLSPDNQISEFVKVLKASSSRLIRKEFKSHVDKYYWKPVFWSSSYLVNSSGGVSLDVLKKSIKQQDSPRS